Proteins found in one Streptomyces sp. NBC_00461 genomic segment:
- a CDS encoding sigma-70 family RNA polymerase sigma factor has protein sequence MAKKDTPPRWDRRMQQRLARGEAAALGELYDRFASLVHGLAHRVLGDERAADGITRDVFAHVWEHPEAYDPRTGPLRSWVATLTHRLAVQRLRATETAALAQGSGGSAEDLERRVRRASVAARADYIVQSMPVPLRAALELAYFQRRDYRQTAVDLGVTEDEARRRLRLGLQLLSTAHDAGAPGSPPGYGGAA, from the coding sequence ATGGCGAAGAAGGACACACCGCCCCGCTGGGACCGCAGGATGCAGCAGCGACTCGCACGCGGTGAGGCGGCCGCCCTCGGCGAGCTCTACGACCGGTTCGCCTCGCTCGTGCACGGCCTCGCCCACCGCGTCCTCGGCGACGAGCGCGCGGCCGACGGCATCACCCGCGACGTCTTCGCTCACGTCTGGGAGCACCCCGAGGCGTACGACCCCCGGACGGGTCCCCTGCGGTCCTGGGTCGCCACGCTGACGCACCGCCTCGCCGTGCAGCGACTGCGGGCCACCGAGACCGCCGCCCTGGCCCAGGGCTCGGGCGGTTCCGCCGAGGACCTGGAGCGAAGGGTGCGCCGCGCCTCGGTCGCCGCCCGCGCCGACTACATCGTGCAGTCCATGCCCGTCCCGCTGCGGGCCGCCCTGGAGCTGGCCTACTTCCAGCGCCGCGACTACCGCCAGACCGCGGTCGACCTCGGCGTCACCGAGGACGAGGCCCGCCGCCGGCTCCGTCTGGGCCTGCAGCTGCTGTCCACCGCCCACGACGCCGGCGCACCCGGGTCACCTCCCGGTTACGGGGGTGCGGCGTGA